The proteins below are encoded in one region of Aeromonas veronii:
- a CDS encoding ABC transporter ATP-binding protein → MAAIIEVIDLIKHFPGVKAVDGLSFAIPAGSCFGLLGPNGAGKTTTIELLEGILTPDSGQILFHGAPRDADYRSRIGIQFQHTALQDFLTVRDTLRLFASLYPNPLPRDLLIELCALGEFIDRDSRKLSGGQRQRLLLALALLGDPELLFLDEPTTGLDPQARHHFWQRIEAIKAQGKTVVLTTHYMDEAQQLCDQIAIVDHGHLLSLDTPAALLARHFDGVLVRLADHPALAQLGHPLQRRGEQVELTCPDVALLLPQLLRLGVPLTGMQVRSPNLEDLFLQLTGHSLRSGA, encoded by the coding sequence ATGGCTGCCATCATCGAAGTCATCGACCTTATCAAGCACTTCCCCGGCGTCAAGGCGGTGGACGGGCTCAGCTTTGCCATCCCCGCCGGCAGTTGCTTCGGTCTGCTTGGGCCAAACGGCGCGGGCAAAACCACCACCATCGAGTTGCTGGAGGGGATCCTCACCCCGGACAGCGGTCAGATCCTGTTCCATGGCGCCCCTCGCGATGCTGATTATCGCTCCCGCATCGGTATCCAGTTCCAGCACACGGCCCTGCAGGATTTTCTGACGGTGCGCGATACCCTGCGCCTGTTCGCCAGCCTCTATCCCAATCCCTTGCCACGTGACCTGCTCATCGAACTGTGCGCACTCGGCGAGTTTATCGACCGGGACAGCCGCAAGCTCTCCGGCGGCCAGCGTCAGCGCCTGTTGCTGGCCCTGGCGCTGCTCGGGGATCCCGAATTGCTGTTTCTCGATGAGCCAACGACAGGGCTGGATCCCCAGGCGCGTCACCACTTCTGGCAGCGTATCGAGGCCATCAAGGCTCAGGGCAAGACGGTGGTGCTCACCACCCACTACATGGACGAGGCTCAGCAACTGTGCGATCAGATAGCCATCGTCGATCACGGTCATCTGCTGAGCCTGGATACCCCGGCGGCCCTGCTGGCCCGCCACTTTGACGGGGTATTGGTGCGTCTCGCGGATCATCCGGCTCTGGCACAACTGGGGCATCCATTGCAACGGCGTGGGGAACAGGTTGAGTTGACCTGCCCGGATGTGGCGCTCCTGTTGCCCCAATTGCTAAGGCTTGGGGTACCGCTGACCGGCATGCAGGTGCGTTCCCCCAATCTGGAGGATCTCTTCTTGCAACTGACCGGACATAGCCTAAGGAGCGGCGCATGA
- a CDS encoding ABC transporter permease, whose protein sequence is MSGSLRRIGALLHARNLEFVRDRAALVWNLAFPLLLVIGFSLLFSGPPKPLVQMGVLGALPAAYQPLNKIPLLKLIPYGDAEKGQLKVRHHQLDLLLSPTRGQYWVNPDAPQGAMAEYLLRQAIGLPLQKEVLSGRAIRYGDWLLPGVIGMNLMFSGLFGVGFVIVRYRKNGVLKRLRATPLSAAEFLGAQLLSRVLITLVVSLLVFLVAYWLLGVPLLGSGWLLLLIALVGGTAMASLGLLIAARLQNEELASGLLNLISLPMMFLSGVWFSLEGSPPWLQAIGARLPLSQLIEAARAVMLEGAGWQAVAGALAQVALFALSCLVLGSLLFKWSAK, encoded by the coding sequence ATGAGCGGATCCCTGAGGCGCATCGGGGCACTGCTCCATGCCCGCAACCTCGAGTTTGTGCGCGATCGGGCCGCACTGGTCTGGAATCTGGCGTTTCCCCTGCTGCTGGTGATTGGGTTTTCCCTCCTCTTTTCCGGCCCACCCAAGCCCCTGGTGCAGATGGGCGTGCTGGGGGCGCTGCCTGCCGCCTATCAGCCCCTGAACAAGATTCCGCTGCTCAAGCTCATCCCCTATGGGGACGCAGAGAAGGGGCAGCTCAAGGTGCGCCATCATCAGCTGGACCTGCTGCTCTCACCCACCCGAGGCCAGTATTGGGTCAACCCGGATGCCCCCCAGGGGGCCATGGCGGAGTATTTGCTGCGTCAGGCGATCGGCTTGCCGTTGCAAAAGGAGGTGCTGTCGGGGCGAGCCATCCGCTATGGTGACTGGCTGTTGCCCGGGGTGATCGGCATGAATCTGATGTTCTCCGGCCTGTTTGGGGTCGGCTTCGTCATCGTCCGCTATCGCAAGAACGGGGTGCTCAAGCGACTGAGAGCGACCCCCCTGTCGGCGGCCGAGTTTCTCGGTGCCCAGCTGCTGTCGCGGGTACTGATCACCCTGGTGGTGAGCTTGTTGGTGTTTCTGGTGGCCTATTGGCTGCTGGGGGTGCCTCTGTTGGGCTCGGGCTGGTTACTGCTGCTGATTGCGCTGGTCGGTGGTACCGCCATGGCCTCGCTGGGTCTGCTCATCGCCGCTCGCCTCCAGAATGAGGAACTGGCGAGCGGCTTGCTCAATCTCATCAGCCTGCCCATGATGTTCCTGTCCGGTGTCTGGTTTTCGCTGGAAGGTTCTCCCCCTTGGTTGCAGGCCATTGGAGCCCGCCTTCCCTTAAGCCAGCTCATCGAGGCTGCCCGCGCCGTGATGCTGGAGGGGGCGGGCTGGCAAGCGGTCGCGGGTGCCTTGGCCCAGGTCGCGCTGTTTGCACTGAGCTGCCTCGTGCTGGGGTCCCTGCTTTTTAAATGGAGCGCAAAATGA
- a CDS encoding DUF2845 domain-containing protein, translated as MERKMKLLWGVLLLAALPVNAGTLRCKSALLTEGDTTAELLIRCGQPMLKEDLTRYEENGFGARMTVKYAERWTYNFGKNQFMQFVTVENGVITEIEDGPRGG; from the coding sequence ATGGAGCGCAAAATGAAGCTTCTCTGGGGTGTGTTGTTGCTCGCGGCCCTGCCGGTGAATGCGGGCACCTTGCGCTGCAAGAGTGCGCTCCTGACCGAGGGAGATACCACGGCCGAGCTATTGATCCGCTGTGGTCAGCCGATGCTCAAGGAGGACTTGACCCGGTATGAAGAAAATGGCTTTGGGGCCCGCATGACGGTGAAATACGCCGAACGTTGGACCTACAACTTCGGCAAGAACCAGTTCATGCAGTTTGTGACCGTCGAAAACGGCGTCATCACCGAGATTGAAGATGGTCCACGGGGTGGTTGA
- a CDS encoding amino acid ABC transporter substrate-binding protein, which yields MKQIHKAGMVIVLSLAAANVWADGTLDAVKKKGFVQCGVGDGLPGFSNPDAKGTWTGLDVDVCRAVAAAVFGDASKVKYVSLTAKERFTALQSGEVDLLSRNTTWTLTRDGSLGLTFAGVNYYDGQGFLVKQSLGVKSAKELDGAAVCIQSGTTTELNLADYFRANGGMKYTPVVFDTSDQTVKGFEAGRCDVLTSDQSQLYSLKIKLTKPEEALVLPEVISKEPLGPAVRQGDDQWFKVVRWSLYAMLNAEEAGVTSANVDEMLKSTNPDVRRLLGLEEPKGTVLGLDDKWAYNIVKQVGNYGESFDRNVGAGSPLKIDRGINALWNKGGLMYAPPIR from the coding sequence ATGAAGCAGATACACAAGGCAGGTATGGTGATAGTGCTGTCGCTGGCGGCAGCCAATGTTTGGGCCGACGGCACCCTGGATGCGGTCAAGAAGAAAGGGTTCGTACAGTGCGGGGTCGGCGATGGCCTGCCCGGCTTCTCCAACCCGGATGCGAAAGGGACCTGGACTGGTCTGGATGTGGACGTGTGCCGCGCAGTTGCGGCTGCGGTATTTGGCGACGCCAGCAAGGTCAAATATGTCTCCCTCACCGCCAAGGAGCGCTTCACCGCGCTGCAGTCCGGTGAAGTGGATCTGCTCTCTCGCAATACCACCTGGACATTGACCCGGGACGGTTCTTTGGGGTTGACCTTTGCCGGGGTGAACTACTACGACGGTCAGGGGTTCCTGGTCAAGCAGTCCCTCGGGGTCAAGAGTGCCAAGGAGCTGGATGGGGCCGCGGTCTGCATTCAGTCCGGTACCACCACCGAGCTGAACCTGGCGGACTACTTCCGCGCCAATGGCGGCATGAAATACACCCCGGTGGTGTTTGACACCTCGGATCAGACCGTGAAAGGGTTTGAAGCCGGTCGCTGCGACGTCCTGACCTCGGATCAGTCCCAGCTCTACTCCCTCAAGATCAAGCTGACCAAGCCGGAAGAGGCGCTGGTATTGCCGGAGGTCATCTCCAAGGAGCCTCTGGGCCCGGCGGTGCGTCAGGGGGATGATCAATGGTTCAAGGTGGTACGCTGGAGCCTCTACGCCATGCTCAACGCCGAAGAGGCTGGCGTGACCAGCGCCAACGTGGACGAGATGCTCAAGTCCACCAACCCGGACGTCCGCCGTCTGCTGGGGCTGGAAGAGCCCAAGGGCACGGTACTGGGGCTGGATGACAAGTGGGCCTACAACATCGTCAAGCAGGTCGGCAACTACGGCGAGTCGTTCGATCGCAATGTGGGTGCCGGTTCGCCCCTCAAAATTGACCGTGGCATCAACGCGCTCTGGAACAAGGGCGGCCTGATGTACGCACCGCCCATCCGCTGA
- a CDS encoding amino acid ABC transporter permease, with product MASHASNHRKEQGRWWYDAKVRALVFQCLAIVAVLTFLFYIVNNALTNLATRGITTGFDFLGNTAGFGILQSLIPYDETYTFGRTFVVGLLNTLLVSVLGILFATLLGFVLGVARLSSNWLVAKIATVYIETFRNIPLLLQIFFWYFSVLRTLPSPRQSVELGELAFLNVRGLYLPKPLFEEGFGYVLWALLLAFFISWGLRRWARRRQELTGRIFPIWSCTLGLILLLPFITFLLVGSPLGWSIPVLQGFNFRGGLTVLPELAALLLALTIYTAAFIAEIVRSGILAISKGQTEAASALGLSPTKTLRLVVIPQAMRVIIPPLTSQYLNLTKNSSLATAIGYPDLVSVFMGTTLNQTGQAIEVIAMTMGVYLLISISTSILMNIYNRRMMLVER from the coding sequence ATGGCGTCACATGCATCAAACCATAGGAAGGAACAGGGCCGTTGGTGGTACGACGCCAAGGTGCGGGCACTGGTGTTCCAGTGCCTGGCCATCGTCGCCGTTCTCACGTTTCTGTTTTACATCGTCAACAATGCCCTGACCAATCTGGCCACCCGTGGCATCACCACCGGCTTCGATTTCCTGGGCAATACCGCCGGGTTCGGCATCTTGCAGAGCCTGATCCCCTACGACGAAACCTATACCTTTGGCCGTACTTTTGTCGTCGGCCTGCTCAACACCCTGCTGGTTTCTGTGCTCGGTATCCTGTTTGCGACCCTGCTGGGGTTTGTGCTCGGGGTGGCCCGGCTGTCCAGCAACTGGCTGGTGGCCAAGATAGCCACCGTTTATATAGAGACCTTTCGCAACATACCGTTGCTGCTGCAGATCTTCTTCTGGTACTTCTCGGTGTTGCGCACCCTGCCATCCCCGCGCCAGAGCGTGGAGCTGGGTGAGCTTGCCTTTCTCAATGTGCGGGGTCTCTATCTACCCAAGCCCCTGTTTGAAGAAGGATTTGGCTATGTACTCTGGGCCCTGCTGCTGGCATTTTTCATCAGCTGGGGCCTGCGTCGCTGGGCTAGGCGCCGCCAGGAGCTGACCGGCAGGATATTCCCGATCTGGAGCTGCACGCTGGGGCTCATCCTATTGTTGCCCTTCATCACTTTCCTGCTGGTGGGGAGCCCGCTTGGCTGGAGCATCCCTGTCTTGCAGGGCTTCAACTTCCGGGGTGGCCTGACGGTGTTGCCGGAGCTCGCGGCGCTGCTGCTGGCGCTCACCATCTATACGGCGGCCTTCATCGCCGAGATAGTGCGTTCCGGCATTCTCGCCATCAGCAAGGGCCAGACGGAGGCGGCTTCCGCTCTGGGGCTGTCGCCCACCAAGACCCTGCGATTGGTGGTCATTCCCCAGGCGATGCGGGTCATCATTCCGCCGCTCACCAGTCAGTATCTCAATCTCACCAAGAACTCGTCGCTGGCTACCGCCATCGGTTATCCGGATCTGGTCTCGGTATTCATGGGCACGACCCTCAACCAGACCGGGCAGGCAATCGAGGTGATTGCCATGACCATGGGGGTCTATCTCCTCATCAGCATCAGTACCTCAATCCTGATGAATATCTACAACCGCCGGATGATGCTGGTCGAACGCTAG
- a CDS encoding amino acid ABC transporter permease: MFVNEMQEALPPPSNRRGVLAWLRQNLFPNWWSSLLTLVLAYLLLPLLWSALDWALFSATWQGSGRADCTQEGACWIFIESRLGQYLYGFYPVDQYWRINVAFIGLAVLLALLIWPRTPRKGWLALFTLLVFPVIAFLLIHGGAGLAVVETNRWGGLMLTLVLAVVGIAAALPLGILLALGRRSHMPVISSLSTVYIEFWRAVPLITVLFMASVMLPLFMTSQVELDKLLRALIGIILFQSAYVAEVVRGGLQAIPKGQYEAGEALGLSYWKVMGLIIMPQALKITIPSLVNTFISLFKDTSLVLIIGLFDLLAISKVALADPAWLGFSTEAYVFIAMVFWMFCFGMSRYSIYLEHKLNTGHKH, encoded by the coding sequence ATGTTTGTCAATGAAATGCAAGAGGCACTGCCTCCCCCCAGCAACAGACGTGGTGTGTTGGCCTGGCTTAGGCAGAATCTGTTTCCCAATTGGTGGAGCAGCCTATTGACCCTGGTGTTGGCCTATCTGCTGCTGCCACTGCTCTGGTCGGCGCTGGACTGGGCGCTGTTTTCCGCCACCTGGCAGGGGAGCGGCCGCGCCGACTGCACTCAGGAAGGGGCCTGCTGGATCTTCATCGAGAGTCGGCTCGGGCAATACCTCTACGGTTTCTATCCGGTGGATCAATATTGGCGCATCAATGTGGCCTTCATCGGTCTGGCGGTGCTGCTGGCACTGCTCATCTGGCCACGTACCCCTCGCAAGGGTTGGCTTGCACTCTTTACCCTGCTGGTGTTCCCCGTCATCGCCTTCCTGCTGATCCACGGCGGTGCCGGCCTTGCGGTGGTGGAAACCAATCGCTGGGGCGGGCTGATGCTGACCCTGGTGCTGGCAGTGGTGGGGATTGCGGCGGCGCTGCCCCTCGGGATCCTGCTGGCCCTGGGGCGACGCTCCCACATGCCGGTGATCTCCAGCCTCTCCACCGTCTATATCGAGTTCTGGCGGGCGGTGCCGCTTATCACTGTGCTGTTCATGGCCTCCGTCATGTTGCCACTGTTCATGACAAGCCAAGTTGAGCTGGACAAGCTGCTGCGGGCGCTCATCGGCATCATTTTGTTCCAGTCAGCCTATGTGGCCGAGGTGGTGCGGGGCGGGTTGCAGGCGATCCCCAAGGGGCAGTATGAGGCGGGGGAAGCCCTCGGGCTCTCCTACTGGAAGGTGATGGGTCTCATCATCATGCCCCAGGCCCTCAAGATCACCATCCCTTCTCTGGTGAACACCTTCATCTCGTTGTTCAAGGACACCAGCCTGGTGCTGATCATCGGTCTGTTTGACTTGCTCGCCATCTCCAAGGTGGCGCTGGCCGATCCGGCCTGGCTGGGGTTCTCTACCGAGGCCTATGTGTTCATCGCCATGGTCTTCTGGATGTTCTGTTTTGGCATGTCCCGTTACTCCATCTATCTGGAACACAAACTCAACACGGGTCACAAGCATTAG
- a CDS encoding amino acid ABC transporter ATP-binding protein, with translation MTTDTVVALKDVNKWYGEFHVLRNINLQVGKGEKIVICGPSGSGKSTMIRCINRLEEHQSGDILVKGTALTSDLKNIETVRREVGMVFQHFNLFPHLTVLENCCLAPIWVKQLPRKEAEEIAMNFLRRVRIPEQALKYPGQLSGGQQQRVAIARSLCMNPQVMLFDEPTSALDPEMVREVLDVMVELAHEGMTMLCVTHEMGFAKQVADRVIFMDRGQIIEENVPDQFFDNPQSDRTKLFLSQILQH, from the coding sequence ATGACAACAGACACCGTGGTCGCGCTCAAGGATGTCAACAAGTGGTATGGCGAGTTTCATGTGCTGCGAAACATCAACCTGCAGGTGGGGAAGGGGGAGAAGATCGTCATCTGCGGGCCATCGGGTTCCGGCAAGTCCACCATGATCCGCTGCATCAACCGGCTGGAGGAGCATCAGAGCGGCGACATCCTGGTCAAGGGGACGGCACTCACTTCGGATCTCAAGAACATCGAGACGGTACGCCGGGAAGTCGGCATGGTGTTCCAGCACTTCAACCTTTTCCCCCACCTGACGGTGCTGGAAAATTGCTGCCTGGCCCCAATCTGGGTCAAACAGCTGCCGCGCAAGGAGGCTGAGGAGATCGCCATGAACTTCCTGCGCCGGGTCAGGATCCCGGAGCAGGCCCTGAAGTACCCGGGGCAGCTCTCCGGCGGTCAGCAGCAGCGGGTGGCCATCGCCCGCAGCCTCTGCATGAATCCGCAGGTGATGCTGTTCGATGAACCCACTTCGGCACTGGATCCCGAGATGGTGCGCGAGGTGCTGGATGTGATGGTGGAACTGGCTCATGAAGGGATGACTATGCTCTGCGTCACCCACGAGATGGGCTTTGCCAAGCAGGTGGCGGACCGGGTGATCTTCATGGACCGCGGCCAGATCATCGAGGAGAACGTGCCGGATCAGTTCTTCGACAATCCCCAGTCGGATCGTACCAAGCTGTTCCTCTCCCAGATACTGCAGCACTGA
- a CDS encoding DUF1107 family protein, whose amino-acid sequence MKVFKQLSPRQIARYIKSFHHGSFMIEALGRFEFSGGAIDLKTLSCHQALRLARQINLAVRDLRTTALLPG is encoded by the coding sequence ATGAAGGTGTTCAAGCAGTTGTCTCCTCGCCAGATTGCCCGCTATATCAAGAGCTTCCACCACGGTAGCTTCATGATAGAGGCGCTGGGGCGATTCGAATTCAGCGGTGGAGCCATCGATTTGAAGACGCTGAGCTGCCATCAGGCCTTGCGGCTGGCCCGGCAGATCAACCTGGCGGTGCGGGATCTGCGCACCACGGCCCTGTTGCCTGGCTGA
- the yfcD gene encoding NUDIX hydrolase YfcD: MEWVDIVDEQDRVIGVADRARVRRENLRHRASYILVLDDEDRILVQRRTLGKDFCPGMLDACAGGVVTTGEAMEPSARRELAEELGILDVPLQSFGTFYAEGEGQDHGCAYRVWGGLFSCRYQGPLQLQAEEVSAVYWMSLAEIALRADEFTPDSLLAVSTWQARR; this comes from the coding sequence GTGGAGTGGGTGGACATAGTAGATGAGCAGGACCGCGTGATCGGGGTTGCCGATCGGGCCAGGGTGCGGCGGGAGAACCTGCGCCACCGCGCCAGCTATATCCTGGTGCTGGACGATGAGGATCGCATCCTGGTGCAGCGGCGTACGCTCGGCAAGGATTTCTGTCCCGGCATGCTGGATGCCTGTGCCGGCGGCGTGGTGACCACGGGGGAGGCGATGGAGCCGAGCGCCCGGCGGGAGCTGGCGGAGGAGCTCGGGATCCTGGACGTACCGTTGCAAAGTTTTGGCACCTTCTATGCCGAGGGGGAAGGGCAGGACCATGGCTGTGCTTACCGGGTCTGGGGCGGGCTGTTCAGCTGCCGTTATCAGGGGCCCTTGCAACTGCAGGCGGAAGAGGTGAGCGCCGTCTACTGGATGAGCCTGGCCGAGATAGCGCTGCGGGCCGATGAGTTTACCCCGGATTCTCTACTGGCGGTGTCAACCTGGCAGGCGCGCCGTTAG
- a CDS encoding peroxiredoxin: MITVGQSLPAGEFTFITAEGKQVQDTQALFAGKRVVLFAVPGAFTPTCSNAHLPGYVVLADQFQAKGVDAIYCLSVNDAFVMRAWQEAQNASAITMLADGDGSWTRALGLAKETGAFGGLRAQRFALIADNGVVEQLFVEAPGKFEVSDAESLLAAL, encoded by the coding sequence ATGATCACAGTCGGCCAATCCCTGCCCGCAGGGGAGTTCACCTTCATCACCGCCGAAGGCAAGCAGGTACAGGATACCCAGGCCCTGTTTGCGGGCAAGCGGGTGGTGCTGTTTGCGGTGCCCGGCGCCTTTACCCCGACCTGTTCCAACGCCCATCTTCCCGGCTACGTGGTGCTGGCCGATCAGTTCCAGGCCAAGGGGGTGGATGCCATCTATTGCCTTTCGGTGAACGATGCCTTCGTGATGCGGGCCTGGCAGGAGGCGCAGAACGCCTCGGCCATTACTATGCTGGCAGACGGTGACGGCAGCTGGACCCGGGCCCTCGGCCTTGCCAAGGAGACCGGTGCCTTCGGTGGCCTGCGTGCCCAGCGCTTCGCCCTGATTGCTGACAATGGCGTGGTAGAGCAGCTGTTTGTGGAGGCCCCAGGCAAGTTCGAGGTGTCCGATGCCGAGAGTCTGCTGGCAGCTTTATGA
- a CDS encoding calcium/sodium antiporter, protein MTLAFVALIAGLALLVWSADKFVDGAAATARYAGMPPLLIGMVIIGFGTSAPEMVVSALAASQGNPGLALGNAYGSNITNIALILGLTALISPIAVSSQVVRKEIPILLGITLLSGALLVDGHLGGMDALILGAVFLVLMGWSIWEGMRSKGDALDSDTSDAIGSEDMSLKSAIFWLVLGLVLLIVASRLLVWGAVTIAQALGISDLVIGLTIVAVGTSLPELASSLIAIRKKEHDLALGNVLGSNLFNTLAVVGIAAGIAPLDVDPAVLSRDWSVMMGLTLLLLVMCLGRKGQGRINRVEGGLLLAIFVAYTAWLLGSQFV, encoded by the coding sequence ATGACCCTGGCTTTTGTTGCCCTGATTGCCGGACTGGCGCTGCTGGTCTGGAGTGCGGATAAATTTGTGGACGGTGCCGCCGCGACCGCCCGTTATGCCGGCATGCCGCCGCTGCTGATCGGCATGGTGATCATCGGTTTTGGCACCTCGGCTCCCGAGATGGTGGTCTCCGCACTGGCGGCCTCCCAGGGCAACCCCGGCCTGGCCCTTGGCAACGCCTATGGCTCCAACATCACCAACATCGCGCTGATCCTGGGTCTGACCGCCCTTATCAGCCCCATCGCCGTCTCCTCTCAGGTGGTTCGCAAGGAGATCCCCATCCTGCTCGGCATCACCCTGCTCTCCGGTGCCCTGCTCGTCGATGGCCATCTGGGCGGTATGGATGCCCTGATCCTGGGGGCCGTGTTCCTGGTGCTGATGGGGTGGTCCATCTGGGAAGGCATGCGCAGCAAGGGGGATGCCCTGGACTCGGACACCAGCGATGCCATCGGCAGCGAGGACATGTCCCTCAAGAGCGCCATCTTCTGGCTGGTGCTCGGGCTGGTGCTGCTCATCGTCGCCTCCCGTCTGCTGGTCTGGGGGGCGGTGACGATTGCCCAGGCGCTTGGCATCAGCGATCTGGTGATTGGCCTGACCATAGTGGCGGTGGGCACCTCGCTGCCGGAGCTGGCCTCGTCGCTCATCGCCATTCGCAAGAAGGAGCACGATCTGGCCCTTGGCAACGTGCTCGGCTCCAACTTGTTCAACACCCTGGCTGTGGTGGGCATCGCCGCGGGGATCGCCCCACTGGATGTCGATCCGGCCGTGCTCTCTCGCGACTGGTCCGTGATGATGGGGCTGACCCTGCTGCTGCTGGTGATGTGTCTGGGCCGCAAGGGACAGGGGCGGATCAACCGGGTGGAAGGGGGGCTGTTGCTCGCCATCTTCGTGGCCTACACCGCCTGGCTGCTGGGCAGTCAGTTTGTCTGA
- a CDS encoding type III PLP-dependent enzyme, producing MNETLVAQDYRSLVEQFGSPLLLLDKAAVRKQYRALAAALPDVRLHYALKPLPHEAVVSVLKEEGACFDLATNGEVDLVRSQGVRPGRCIHTHPIKRDSDIRYALEFGCTVFVYDNPLELDKFLPYKDEVKLLLRVSFPNPETKVDLSKKFGCTPEQALPLLQLAQAKGIKVMGLSFHVGSQVPHARRHVQAIDACREIMEQAWELGLKPWVLDIGGGFPVDYEGGEFDIDGFCAPIREALAKLPATVQKIAEPGRFISAPAMTSVASVMGKAHRGDKIWYYLDDGLYGSYNGQLYDHVTYPVSTPYASGALHNAVLSGPTCDSVDVIRDGIMLPDLEIGELVIGRVMGAYTWASASTFNFFPKASILILDSAQKQKLVAVA from the coding sequence ATGAACGAGACCCTGGTCGCACAAGATTACCGCTCGCTGGTTGAACAATTTGGCTCCCCCCTGCTGCTGCTCGACAAGGCAGCCGTCCGCAAACAGTACCGGGCACTGGCCGCCGCCCTGCCCGATGTGCGTTTGCACTATGCACTCAAACCCCTGCCCCACGAGGCGGTGGTCTCTGTCTTGAAGGAAGAGGGGGCCTGTTTCGATCTGGCCACCAATGGCGAAGTTGATCTGGTGCGCAGCCAAGGGGTTCGTCCTGGCCGCTGCATCCACACCCACCCCATCAAGCGCGACAGCGACATTCGATATGCGCTGGAGTTCGGCTGCACCGTGTTCGTCTATGACAACCCGCTGGAGCTGGATAAATTCCTGCCCTACAAGGATGAGGTGAAGCTGCTGCTGCGCGTCAGTTTCCCGAACCCGGAGACCAAGGTCGATCTCTCCAAGAAGTTCGGTTGCACCCCGGAGCAGGCGCTGCCCCTGCTGCAACTGGCCCAGGCCAAGGGCATCAAGGTGATGGGGCTCTCCTTCCATGTCGGCTCCCAGGTACCCCACGCCCGTCGCCACGTACAGGCTATCGATGCCTGCCGCGAGATCATGGAGCAGGCCTGGGAACTCGGTCTCAAGCCCTGGGTACTGGATATCGGTGGCGGTTTCCCGGTGGATTACGAGGGCGGTGAATTCGACATCGACGGCTTCTGCGCCCCCATTCGCGAGGCGCTGGCGAAGCTGCCTGCCACCGTACAGAAGATTGCAGAGCCGGGCCGCTTCATCAGCGCACCGGCCATGACCTCGGTGGCGAGCGTGATGGGCAAGGCCCACCGCGGCGACAAGATCTGGTACTACCTGGATGACGGTCTCTACGGCAGCTACAACGGCCAGCTCTACGACCACGTCACCTACCCGGTCAGCACCCCCTATGCCAGTGGTGCGCTGCACAACGCCGTGCTCTCCGGCCCCACCTGCGACAGCGTGGACGTCATCCGGGACGGTATCATGCTGCCGGATCTGGAGATCGGCGAGCTGGTCATCGGCCGGGTGATGGGGGCCTACACCTGGGCTTCCGCCTCCACCTTCAACTTCTTCCCCAAGGCGAGCATCCTTATTCTGGACAGCGCCCAGAAGCAGAAACTGGTAGCAGTAGCCTGA